Proteins encoded by one window of Elaeis guineensis isolate ETL-2024a chromosome 12, EG11, whole genome shotgun sequence:
- the LOC105054679 gene encoding LOW QUALITY PROTEIN: probable methyltransferase PMT15 (The sequence of the model RefSeq protein was modified relative to this genomic sequence to represent the inferred CDS: substituted 1 base at 1 genomic stop codon), translated as MLKVTTTTTRLSNPEKKTPDLFPFLLLALLCSASYLLAAFQRTSGGGAAPFSSSSVSSNTTTNTTISTSAAGGGRHFPVCDAMYTDYTPCHDHSRSLRFPRARHAHMERHCPAKNELLRCLVPPPAGYRRPLPWPESRDAAWFANVPYKKLVAEKGNQSWVRVEGDRFRFPGGGTTFPRGADSYIKEIGRLIPLHDGSIRTALDTGCGVASWGAYLLSQNILTMSFAPRDSHKAQVQLALERGLPAMLGIFAADRLPYPSRAFDMAHCSRCLIPWHLYDGLYLMEIDRILRPGGYWILSGPPINWKQHWKGWHMKQKDLSALQSTIEAIARSLCWKKLKEKEDIAIWQKPANHIGCNASRKASLMPGFCSAQEPDAAWYTKMGACITPLPKVAGMQEKAGGELEKWPKRLMAVPPRISSGSISGVTPQMFLQDTELWKRRVRYCKAASTELTQKGTHRNLLDMNSGLGGFAAAMIDDPVWVMNIVPTVAKIDTLGVIYERGLIGTYHDWCEAMSTYPRTYDLLHADSVFTLYKDRCEMEDILLEMDRILRPEGTVIFRDDVDILVRIKSITDGMSWNSRIVDHEDGPLQREKLLIAVKANWSISNQTQXQSTGSAN; from the exons ATGCTCAAAGTCACAACCACGACCACCCGTCTCTCCAatccagagaagaagactcccgacctCTTCCCCTTCCTCCTCCTCGCCTTACTCTGCTCCGCCTCCTACCTCCTCGCCGCCTTTCAGCGCACCTCCGGCGGCGGCGCCGcccctttctcctcctcctctgtcTCCTCCAACACCACCACCAATACCACCATCTCCACCTCCGCCGCCGGTGGCGGCCGCCACTTCCCTGTTTGCGACGCAATGTACACCGACTACACCCCCTGCCACGACCACAGCCGATCGTTGAGATTCCCGCGCGCGCGGCACGCCCACATGGAGCGGCACTGCCCGGCGAAGAACGAGCTCCTTCGATGCCTGGTGCCGCCGCCGGCGGGGTACCGGCGGCCGCTGCCGTGGCCGGAGAGCCGGGACGCGGCGTGGTTCGCGAACGTGCCGTACAAGAAGTTGGTGGCGGAGAAGGGGAACCAGAGCTGGGTCCGCGTGGAGGGCGACCGCTTCCGGTTCCCCGGCGGCGGGACGACGTTTCCTCGGGGAGCGGACTCATATATCAAGGAGATCGGACGGCTGATTCCTCTCCATGATGGGTCCATCAGGACTGCGCTGGACACGGGATGCGGG GTAGCTAGCTGGGGAGCTTACCTTCTATCTCAGAACATCCTTACCATGTCCTTTGCACCAAGGGACAGTCACAAGGCTCAGGTCCAACTCGCCCTCGAGCGCGGCCTCCCTGCAATGCTCGGCATCTTCGCCGCCGATCGCCTCCCTTACCCCTCGAGGGCCTTCGACATGGCCCATTGCTCTCGCTGCCTCATTCCATGGCACCTCTATG ATGGGCTCTACCTGATGGAGATCGACCGAATCCTTCGACCTGGGGGGTACTGGATTCTATCAGGCCCTCCAATCAATTGGAAGCAACACTGGAAAGGCTGGCACATGAAACAGAAAGATCTAAGTGCTTTGCAATCCACCATCGAAGCCATCGCAAGGAGCCTCTGCTGGAAGAAGCTGAAGGAGAAGGAAGACATTGCGATCTGGCAGAAGCCTGCTAACCATATCGGATGCAATGCATCCCGAAAGGCCTCCCTGATGCCAGGGTTCTGCTCAGCTCAAGAACCAGATGCTGCATG GTACACAAAAATGGGAGCTTGCATCACTCCCCTACCTAAGGTGGCAGGAATGCAAGAGAAAGCAGGAGGAGAACTGGAGAAATGGCCCAAGAGACTAATGGCAGTGCCACCAAGGATCAGTAGTGGAAGCATCAGTGGTGTTACACCCCAGATGTTCTTGCAGGATACTGAGCTGTGGAAGAGGAGAGTCAGGTACTGCAAGGCAGCAAGTACAGAATTAACGCAGAAAGGGACGCATCGCAATCTACTCGACATGAATTCAGGGCTTGGAGGATTTGCAGCTGCCATGATTGATGACCCAGTGTGGGTCATGAACATTGTTCCGACTGTTGCTAAGATTGACACCCTTGGAGTCATCTATGAGCGTGGATTAATTGGAACATATCACGATTG GTGTGAAGCTATGTCTACTTATCCCAGGACCTATGATCTCCTTCATGCTGACTCCGTGTTCACCCTTTACAAAGACAG ATGTGAGATGGAGGATATTTTGTTGGAGATGGACAGGATCTTAAGGCCAGAAGGCACGGTGATCTTTAGAGATGATGTGGATATTCTGGTCAGGATCAAGAGCATTACAGATGGCATGAGTTGGAATAGTCGAATTGTGGACCATGAAGACGGCCCGCTGCAAAGGGAGAAGCTTTTGATTGCTGTGAAGGCAAATTGGTCAATCTCTAACCAAACCCAATGACAATCGACTGGATCTGCTAACtaa